In the genome of Thermodesulfovibrio thiophilus DSM 17215, the window TATACACTTACAACAGGAGCAAGAATAATTATTGAAGGAGAAATAAAGGAGGTTTTTAAAAAAAGAAAAATGAAAAAAAAGATTGAAGAGTTGTCAGGACATTATATAGTTTGTGGATATGGTAGAATGGGAAGTATTATAGTTAAAGAATTGATGGCAAGTAATGTTAAAGGTTGTTGTTATTGAAAAAAATAAATCTAATCTTCCTGAAAGTGACATTTTCATTTATGTTGAAGGTGATGCAACAAATGATGAGATTTTAAAAAATGCAGGCATTGAAAAAGCTGATGATCTACTAACAGTTTTGCCATCTGATGCAGAAAATCTATATGTAGTTTTAAGTGCAAGAGAATTGAATCCAAATCTACTCATCGTTGCAAGAGCGATTAATAAAGAGGCAGAACATAAACTTAAAAGAGCTGGTGCAAATAAAGTTGTCTCACCATAATATTTTATTGGAGGATTAAAAATTGCCCCTACTGTGCTAAGACCTAATGTGATTGATTTTCTTGAATTTACAACACGTTCAGAGTATTTAGAGATTCAGATATAAGAAGTCGAAGTTTCTCCACAATCAAGTCTTGTTGGTAAAACAATTGCACAGACCGAAATAGGCAGAGATATTGGAGTAATTATAGTTGGAATAAAACGAGTTGATGGAACAATGCAATTCAATCCAAACTCGCAAACATTGATTCAAGAAAGAGATATTTTGATTGTAATAGGACAAACTGAAAAACTTTTAATACTTGAAAAGATTGTTAAGGGATGAGAGTTTGAATAAGCTTTATAGTTTTTTCTGTAGCACCTGATTTTGCTAAAAAAAGTTGATATGCTTTATCTCCAATCAACTCTCTGAGTTCAGCATTTTTTACTAATTCCTTCATGATATTCAAAAGAGAATTTTCATCAGCCATCAAGCAGGCTTTTTCTGTTAAAAATTGTTCTATAAATGGAAAGTTATGCATATGTGGGCCACAAATTATAGGCTTTTGCCAGTAAGCTGGTTCAAGAGGATTCTGTCCTCCATGAGGGATAAAGCTCCCTCCTATTATGGCGATATCGGAAACTCTGTAAAGAGAGCCAAGTATTCCCATTTGATCAACAAGAATTATACAGGCTGAAGAACTAAGATTTAGATCTGATGGTAAACCGCTCAATCTAGAAAAAAATATATTATAGTTTGCCAAGGATTTTATCTTACGTTTTATTAAACCTTCAACATTCTCAAATCGTTCTGGATGCCTTGGAGCAATAAGCAAACTTACTGGCATATTGAGTTTTAAAAAAGCATCTAATATAATTTCTTCCTCTGATTCATGCGTACTTCCAGCAACTATAACAGGATGAGGAATCCTATCTTCCCATGTAAAAACAATTTTTTCTAATTCAATATCAAACTTCATATTTCCGGTTACGTAAATTTTCGATTGATCTGCACCCAGATTAATAAACCGCTCTCTGTAACCATCTTCCTGAACACATATAATGCTGAATTTATTAAGCAAAGGCTTTATAAAAAACTTAATTTTTCCGTAACCTTTATAGGATTTCTCACTCAATCTACCATTGATAAGCATCAATGGCAGATTTTGAGATACAATTCGCATTAGATTAGGCCAGAGTTCTGTCTCAGTGAGCATAACAAAAGATGGATTAAAATGCTTGAGAGTTTTATTAATGGCATAAGGAATATCAAAAGGCATATATATCACATTTACAGAACAGTCTTTAAATCTATCTCTTGCAACCTTTTGTCCGGTATCAGTAATTGTACTTAAAACAATATCATATTTTGATGTGAGCTTTTTTATAAGATTTGATACTGCAATTACTTCACCAACTGAAACAGCATGAATCCATATCGTAAGTTTTTGACTATTTTTCACTATTTTTGTATTATTGTCTTTAAAAAATCCAAACTTTTCCTTTAACCAGCGATTTCTTATACTTGATGGCCTTTTTAAATATTCTTTTGGAAGCAATATTAAAATAGAGATTAAGTATAAAAAACTATAGATTAAAAAAGCTGTCTGCATATTTCTGCAACTTCTCTTGAAGCTTCTTTTGTAATAAAGTGTCTTCTGATATTATCGAGAAAATTAATAATATTTTCTCGATAATTGTTATCATAAAGCAACAAATTTATTTCTTTTGCAATTTTTCTACTGTCAAGTTTTTGAATAAATTCTTTAACCCTGATATCACCTATCTTCATAAAATCAGCAATTACATTCGGCAGAGCAATATGTTTAACACCTTTTATAATAGTCCTACCAATCAAATATGATAAAGGATTCATCCTATAAATAACAGCCATAGGAATTTTAAGAAGAGCTGCCTGCAGAGTTGATGTTCCAGATGTAATTACTGCCACATCGCTCATTGCAAGTGCGGTAAAAGACTGTTCATTGAAAATGGTCACATTCCCTGAAGATGTAATTTGTTTTAGAATAGTTTCACTGAAATCAATATTTGGTGCTTTTGGTATTATAAAATGCGTTGTTTCACAATCAAAATATTTCATAAGTTTTAACATTAATGGCATTTTTCTTTTTATTTCACCAGGTCTGCTACCAGGCATTAGTGTAATTACTGTTTTTTGGTTGATATCAAATTTATCTCTCAGTACTTTTTTATCCTGAAGTTTAAAATCTTCTATCTTATTTATGTTCAGCTCTTTCATCATTGCCTCAAGCATGGGATGTCCTACGAATTTTACAGGAATACCTGCTTTTTTATATATCGCTTCTTCAAAAGGTAAAACAACTGCCATATAGTCAATAACTTCTTTAATTGTATTTATCCTTCCTTTTCTCCATGCCCAGATTTGTGGACTTACATAGTAAAGAACTCTTTTACCGAGTTCTTTAGCTTTTCTTGCAAGAGGAATATTAAAATCCGGGTAATCAATCAGTATAACTCCCTGAACTTCTTTTAATGCTCTTGTAGCAATCTCCATATTTCTTTTTAATTTTTTCAACTGACCAAGCACTTCAAATACTCCTAAAGAATGGGTAATTTCTCCAACAAGTTTTATTCCAGCTTGAGCCATATGTTTTCCACCTATACCAATAAGTTCAAAATCTTTATTTAAATAAGGAGCAAGCAGAGAGCCGTAAATCTCTCCTGAAGATTCTCCCGCAACTATTAAGAGTCTTGGAGACATCTCAGAATAATTTGCGATATTTCATAAACTTCCTCATCTGGAAGTTCAGGATAAATTGGCAGGGACAGAATATCCTTTGAAATTTCTTCGGCCACAGGAAAATCACCCTCTTTATAACCAAGAAAACTGAGTGCTTTCTGAAGATGCAAAGGAATTGGATAATAAACAACGGAAGGGATGTCATGTCTTAATAAAGTTTCCTTTATTGTTTCTCTGTATTGTGAAAGTATACTATAAATATGATAAACATGATAAAAATTATTCTGTTCTTCAGGTGTGATTACAATGTTACTTAAATACTTTGTGTAAAGCTCTGCTTTTTTTCTTCTCTGTTCGTTATATTCATCTAAATGTTTTAGTTTAATACGTAAAACCCCAGCCTGAATCTCATCAAGCCTTGAGTTTAATCCAACTGTTTCATGAATATATCTACCTGGAGAGCCGTGATTTCGAAGAACTCTTATCTTCTGCGCTATTTCTAAATCATTTGTTACAACCATACCACCATCACCAAAGCAGCCAAGATTTTTACTTGGATAAAAACTAAAGCAACCAATATCTCCAAAACTACCAGCTTTTTTATTTCCTATTCTTGCACCAAATGCCTGTGCAGCATCTTCAATGATTTTTAATCCATAATTTTTTGCAATCTGATTGATTTTTATCATATCAGCAGGATAACCAAATATATGAACCGGAATAATTGCCTTTGTATGTGGTGTGATTTTGTCTTCTATTTTTGAAGAGTCAATATTAAAAGTTTTCTCATCAATATCAACAAAAACAGGTTTCGCACCAACGTATAGTATTGCTTCAACAGTGGCAAAAAATGTAAAAGGTGTTGTTATTACTTCATCACCCTTCCCTATATTGAAAGCTCTCAACGCAAGATGCAGCGCATCAGTACCAGAGGCAACTCCTATTGCATCCGCAACTGAAAGATAAGATTTAATCTCTTCTTCAAATGATTTTACATTTTTACCTAGTATA includes:
- a CDS encoding NAD(P)-binding protein — protein: MLKVVVIEKNKSNLPESDIFIYVEGDATNDEILKNAGIEKADDLLTVLPSDAENLYVVLSARELNPNLLIVARAINKEAEHKLKRAGANKVVSP
- the lpxB gene encoding lipid-A-disaccharide synthase; translation: MSPRLLIVAGESSGEIYGSLLAPYLNKDFELIGIGGKHMAQAGIKLVGEITHSLGVFEVLGQLKKLKRNMEIATRALKEVQGVILIDYPDFNIPLARKAKELGKRVLYYVSPQIWAWRKGRINTIKEVIDYMAVVLPFEEAIYKKAGIPVKFVGHPMLEAMMKELNINKIEDFKLQDKKVLRDKFDINQKTVITLMPGSRPGEIKRKMPLMLKLMKYFDCETTHFIIPKAPNIDFSETILKQITSSGNVTIFNEQSFTALAMSDVAVITSGTSTLQAALLKIPMAVIYRMNPLSYLIGRTIIKGVKHIALPNVIADFMKIGDIRVKEFIQKLDSRKIAKEINLLLYDNNYRENIINFLDNIRRHFITKEASREVAEICRQLF
- a CDS encoding 3-deoxy-D-manno-octulosonic acid transferase, which produces MQTAFLIYSFLYLISILILLPKEYLKRPSSIRNRWLKEKFGFFKDNNTKIVKNSQKLTIWIHAVSVGEVIAVSNLIKKLTSKYDIVLSTITDTGQKVARDRFKDCSVNVIYMPFDIPYAINKTLKHFNPSFVMLTETELWPNLMRIVSQNLPLMLINGRLSEKSYKGYGKIKFFIKPLLNKFSIICVQEDGYRERFINLGADQSKIYVTGNMKFDIELEKIVFTWEDRIPHPVIVAGSTHESEEEIILDAFLKLNMPVSLLIAPRHPERFENVEGLIKRKIKSLANYNIFFSRLSGLPSDLNLSSSACIILVDQMGILGSLYRVSDIAIIGGSFIPHGGQNPLEPAYWQKPIICGPHMHNFPFIEQFLTEKACLMADENSLLNIMKELVKNAELRELIGDKAYQLFLAKSGATEKTIKLIQTLIP
- a CDS encoding DegT/DnrJ/EryC1/StrS family aminotransferase is translated as MKPFIDLQAQYRNIKEEILICINDILESSHYILGKNVKSFEEEIKSYLSVADAIGVASGTDALHLALRAFNIGKGDEVITTPFTFFATVEAILYVGAKPVFVDIDEKTFNIDSSKIEDKITPHTKAIIPVHIFGYPADMIKINQIAKNYGLKIIEDAAQAFGARIGNKKAGSFGDIGCFSFYPSKNLGCFGDGGMVVTNDLEIAQKIRVLRNHGSPGRYIHETVGLNSRLDEIQAGVLRIKLKHLDEYNEQRRKKAELYTKYLSNIVITPEEQNNFYHVYHIYSILSQYRETIKETLLRHDIPSVVYYPIPLHLQKALSFLGYKEGDFPVAEEISKDILSLPIYPELPDEEVYEISQIILRCLQDS
- a CDS encoding TrkA C-terminal domain-containing protein gives rise to the protein MGRDIGVIIVGIKRVDGTMQFNPNSQTLIQERDILIVIGQTEKLLILEKIVKG